The genomic interval TCCGAAACATGGGTAAACCCGGCTTTTTACTCTGCAACGGAGGGGGTTTTTAGCGGCTTCCCCGTGAGTGCTGAAGACGATCACAACTACTGGTTGCGTCGTGAGCAGGCGGCAGTCAGTGCACCGAAGGAAATTGATGTACACCGCTACCACGATGCGCTTGGGCTGATGTACCCACGCTGCTGGGCAACAAGTGAAAACGGAGAATATGAGAGTTTCATGCTCGATGAGATGTACTGCGGGCGCGTGACGGAAATTTTTGCACGCATAGGGGGATGTTATTACCGGCTGCGCGATTACAGCCATCTGAACCATGCGCAGATTATGACGCACGTTAAGGAGGAACTTGCTCAGAAGCAGAAATGAAAAAAGCAGGCATAAGCCTGCTTCATTCCCGCCAGGTAAACGCTCGCAACGTCACCCTGGCTACCATCAAACTTAATGGAGATCTAACCATGAAATTCGACCCGGTGATCGTGTCACAGGCGGAATCTTTTGTAAATGCCCTTCGTAATGGAAAACGCGCCCGCGTTCCAGCCCTGAAGCTGGAGCACTGGCAGCAGTTTATGACGAAGGTCTACGCTGGCCATGGCCTCGCGTGATGTGAAACGTGCCGCCCCGGAGGGGCGGCAATTAAAAGGATAAATTCATGTCACAGTTGAGCTTTGCCGAATTTTTTGATCAGTCAAAAGACCGCCTGCCGTCTACTGCTCCGGTATCTTTGGCTCCGGTGCCTGCCGTTGTTCCACGGATGATGAGTCTTGACGCCTCGCGGCGACAATTTATCCGCGTGTTCAGGGATACGGGCAATCACCTTCGCCGCTGGGATGTGTTCAGCGATTTCATTACGCTATGCGCCAGCGAGCTGGATATCGCCCGGATACGATCGCCTGAAAGTATGGATCGGTGTCGCAAAATCTGCGATCGCTACAGCGCTGCCGATATCCAAAACATGCACGAGCTGTTCCAGTTGATGGTTTGTGCACTGGAGGCAGAATTTCACGATTTTCTGGGGGCGATTTTTATGGAGCTGGAGCTGGGCGACGATCGGCGCGGCCAGTATTTTACCCCGTATTGCGTGCAATCGATGATGGCGCGAATGCTGATGCCTGGCGTGAAAGAGACCATTGAACGAGAGGGATTTTTTACATTGTCTGAACCCACCTGTGGGGCGGGAGGAATTGTTATCGCCTATGCCGAATGTATGCTTGAGTCAGGGCTTAACCCTTCTATGCAGATGTTTGTCAGTTGCATCGATATCGATCCAATTGCGGCGGATATGGCATTTATTCAGCTTTCTCTGCTGGGTATTGCCGCCGAGGTAACCACAGGCAACACGCTTACATTGCAGTTAAGTCGGGTTCGTTACACACCCGTTTATTACCTTAACGACTTTGAAGAGCGGTTGTCTGCTCAGCGCCGGGTCAAAGCAATGCGGGATTTTATCCAGCGTATCAGTTAAAGAAGCCTGATAAGAGGCTCTCGGGCGGCTATATGCCGCCCATGCCTCAGCTGGCTGAATCGGGCATTAAATAACATCCGAAGAGTGTTTCGCAATGAGAAACATGTGATATACTGTTTCTCGAAACGAAACACGGAGGCAGGGCGTGATTAAAAGCTGGAAGCATAAGGGGCTGCAAAAGCTCTTTGAAAAAGGCGATATCAGTGGCGTACAGGCACAGGATGCCGAACGTATCCGCATGCGGTTGCTTGTTATTGATGAAGCGATCTCAACGGATGAATTCAGAAACTATCCGGGGTTCCGTTTCCACCCCCTGAAAGGTGACCGCAGAAACCTGTTTTCAATCACTGTCAGGGCAAACTGGCGTATTACGTTCGAATTCACGGACGGCGACGCATACATTCTCAACCTGGAGGACTATCACTGATGGCTATGTACAATCCCCCGCATCCGGGCGGTCTGATCACCGAGTATATGGAAGATAACAACATCGGCCTGCGTGTCCTGGCTAAAGAACTGGGCGTATCGGCACCGGCGCTTAGCAAGGTTGCGAACGGCAAGGCGTCTGTCAGTCCGGAAATGGCTGTACGTCTTGAGGCGGGGCTGGGGATCGCTGCGCGCCTGTGGTTATCGATGCAGGCTGCCTGTGATTTGTATAAGGCCCGGGAGTCCACCGATGTTTCCGGTGTGCCACTGCATCCGGGTATGCAGGGAGTGGCGCGGGATGCGCAGACCGGCAAAGGTGCATAACTGCTGCGACTGCTCATTGCACCGGCCGAAAACAAGGCAGGCACAACTGCATTTAACTCCTGCTGGCCCCCTTCGGCTTCCCGGCAAGCCGGGTCGTCGAGCCCGACTGCGCTAACCGGCAAAGCCGTTAAGCTCCGCCGAACCGCCCGTGGCGTTTCGGGCCTGACGGCTAGGGTCTGATGGCAACGACCAAATAACTCCGCCTGCAGCGGGCTTTCGCCCGCGCGTTCACTGGCCACGTAAGACGTGGCCGCTGAGGCCCGGTACGGTAGAGCCGTCCGGGGCTGTGACCTGTTCATCTCTGTCATGCCTGATGCTCTTCTGAGTTTCCCTGCCGCGCAGAAATCTGCCATACGCGCGTCATCACGCCAGGGTCGCAAGCTAAACGCTTGCACCCGGTCCCTTCGGGCTGCGGCCTTGTCGTTTCCCCTTGCGTTCTTCCGCCCGCACGACAGTTCTGCTTTTCGCGGCGAGGAATCTCAAAGAATCATCATTTTCATCCCAACTGGAGTAGCAACATGTCACAGCAAAACGTCAACACCTCGGCTCAGTCAACTCAAGAATCATCATCGGAAATGCCTGGAAGCAATGTTCACTTTTTCAGTCAGCTTCACGTAGCGATGCGCACGGGAACTTTGTGATGGCGTCGGCAGCGCAGGTCCTGGCTGAGGCAATGCGCGCTATTGATGTTCGCTATCCCACTGGTACCATCTTCGAATCCTCTGAGGTATCAGGAGAGTTCTTCAGGGCAAAACTTGCCGGTCGCGATAGAGAGGTTTTTGCCGTGGCGTTTCTCAATAATCAAAATCAGCTGATTGCTTACGAAGAGATTTTTGCTGGAAGCGTGAATAGCGTCGAAGTCCATCCACGAGAGATTGTCCGTGCGGCGATGCGTCTTAATGCAGCTGCGGTGATCCTGAGCCATAACCACCCATCATTCACACCAAAACCATCTAAAGCAGACAACACCATTACGGTACGGATTAAAGATGCATTACAGCTGGTCGAAGTGCGGCTTCTGGATCACATCATTGTTGCAGGCAATGAAACAACATCGCTGGCCCAACTTGGGCACATCAATAATCGGGGCTGACCGGATGCAGAGTTAAAAGTAGTACGCCAGCTCCACATAACACATAAAAAAAAGCAGGGTATGAACCCTGCCTGCCCCCGCTCCCGACTTCCGCGACGAAATCAGGGCTTCACAGAACCATTGATTAACATAGAGTAAATCAACATGTCTTCAGCACAGACTTTATCAATCGATAATTACACAGTAAACCCTGCCTTAACCGATACCCGCGAACCGGTGCGCATGGAAACAATCGAGGCGATTGCTGAGATGGCAAAAGGCACGGAACGGCCTGTACTGATATGGGGTAACACCGATCGGGCAATAACGGCTGCGGAGGCGCTATGGGTTTTTGCAAAGCGCACCGGGCTGGATAGTAAAAATGAAGACGCATTTACGTCAGTGCAGGACCTGATTGCAAATCTCATGCACCTTTGTGAGCAGGAAGGCATTACGGGTGGCGAGGTAACATTTTCAGCCCTGGTCAGCATGGCGGAAATGCATTATCTCTCTGAGCTGGATGAAAAAGTCGTTTTCTAAAGACAGGGCCGGTAAAGGCCCTGCGTATTCAATTGCGCACGATTAACATACTGGTGGCGTGCAGGGCAGGGATAAGCCGGCGCTGACGCGCCAGCCATCTCCCTTTGCCTGTATCTGCTGTCTCAGGTGCTACGGATCCTGTTACTGCCTTGTTCTTGCCGGCAGCTGGTCTTCGCATGCCGTTTACGCTTGTGCCTTCGTTACTGATTCATCTTCTGCAACAAGATCAATTCCGCTATGGCCCCCTCCGGCCTCCCGGCAAGCCGGGGCGTCGAGCCCGACTGCGCTAACCGGCAAAGCCGATAAGCTCCGCCGAAGCGCCCGGGGCGTTTCGGGCCTGACGGCTAGGGTCTGATGTCTGAGGTCAACCCCTGCAGCGGGCTTTCGCCCGCGCGTTCACTGGCCACGTAAGACGTGGCCGCTGAGGCCCGGACCGGCAAAGCCGTCCGGGGTGTGTTCATGCCGTTTTCGTGCGCGGCGGCCCTGTTCCGGTCAGTCCAGGCGCGGAGGGCTGGTCGTAGCACCGCCGGGACACCCGTCCGCAAGAGTTCGCTTCGCCGTTCCTCGTCCGTTCGCACTCGCCTGTGGCTCGCTTGCGCTGCGGCCTGCGGTGACGCTCGTGCGTTCGTGCGCCCGTCGTTGCTCCTTTGCCCTTCGCCGCGACTGGATCGACCGAAACATGACAAACCACCTCAGCAGGAGAAATGCCATGAACACACACAACGTCAACGTCAAAACCGCCACGCCAGAATCTCCCAAAACATGGGGGGCGGGTCATGCGATCTATTTGGCGGACGTGTACTGAGACCAGCGGCGAAAAAGCACTGAATACTGACAACGGGAGAAAGACAGGATGAAAAAACAGCATACCGGTGCCGCTCAGGCGGGCGTTCAGACAGAAATCCCCGGGCTGACGCCGGGCCTTGCAGAGAGTCTTGCGGCGCTGACCGAGCTGGGTAAGCACCGTCTCAGCGCCAGCGAAGAACACGAATTTTTACGGTTCACGCTGCACGACATGGCGCAGCAGGTGGCCGACACCGTACAGGGCAACGCGCTGCCGCTGTCGTCGTTTCGCGCGTGGATCGTGGCGAGTCATATCGTGCACGCACAGTTTGGCAGCCGGGGAGAGGTGGTTTGGGGGCGCGCCAGCAGCAGTCTGGCGGCGAGACTTAACGACATCAGCGCCGGGCTGTCGCCGGACACCGGCAAACAGCAGGCGTAAAAAAGGCAGGGTTGCCCCTGCCATCTTCACGGTCGCCAGTTAGCGCCTGGCGGCCACATCAAAACCAAAAAGCTCAGGAGAGTTATATGAATTTTGACCCGCAAATCGTCGCACAGGCACAGGCGTTTGTAAAAGGCTTTAACAGTGGTCGCGGCGTACGCGTCCCGAAAATGACGTTCAGCAGCTGGCCATGCTTTATGCGCGCCGTGCGTCAGCAGATGGAGAGTCAGCCATGAGCCACCTCAGCAATGAGACAGTGCAGATGGCATGACGCCCGTTGCGCAGGAGGACATCGTCCGCGTGCTGGGCGCATACTGTCTTATCCGCCTCGATAACGGCGCTGAATCTTTCTGGCACCACGGGCATTACGTGTGCGCAGCGGACAGCGCAACCGGTGATCAGTGCGTGGCCGATGTGGCTCGCCTTGCCGCACGAGCCGGGGGCCAGTCGCTGCGGCACGCTGAGCTACCGGTGCCGGATGGTGACTGGTGCTGGAACGATATTGTCAAACGGCTGGCGCGCAGCGCGCTTACCGAAACGGTCCGCGCCTCCGGCATCGTAACGGGCAGTATGACGCCGCAGGGGCGGTGCGTACACTTCTGCGATCACCCACTGCTGAGCGGCGTAAATGACAACCTGTGGTTTCCGGTTGGTCACAATGAAAGCTGGTTTGAAGCCGTTGAGCGCATCCTCATTCTTAACGGGCTGGC from Candidatus Pantoea floridensis carries:
- a CDS encoding succinate dehydrogenase flavoprotein subunit, producing the protein MKFDPVIVSQAESFVNALRNGKRARVPALKLEHWQQFMTKVYAGHGLA
- a CDS encoding N-6 DNA methylase; this translates as MSQLSFAEFFDQSKDRLPSTAPVSLAPVPAVVPRMMSLDASRRQFIRVFRDTGNHLRRWDVFSDFITLCASELDIARIRSPESMDRCRKICDRYSAADIQNMHELFQLMVCALEAEFHDFLGAIFMELELGDDRRGQYFTPYCVQSMMARMLMPGVKETIEREGFFTLSEPTCGAGGIVIAYAECMLESGLNPSMQMFVSCIDIDPIAADMAFIQLSLLGIAAEVTTGNTLTLQLSRVRYTPVYYLNDFEERLSAQRRVKAMRDFIQRIS
- a CDS encoding type II toxin-antitoxin system RelE/ParE family toxin; its protein translation is MIKSWKHKGLQKLFEKGDISGVQAQDAERIRMRLLVIDEAISTDEFRNYPGFRFHPLKGDRRNLFSITVRANWRITFEFTDGDAYILNLEDYH
- a CDS encoding HigA family addiction module antitoxin — encoded protein: MAMYNPPHPGGLITEYMEDNNIGLRVLAKELGVSAPALSKVANGKASVSPEMAVRLEAGLGIAARLWLSMQAACDLYKARESTDVSGVPLHPGMQGVARDAQTGKGA
- the radC gene encoding RadC family protein; the protein is MASAAQVLAEAMRAIDVRYPTGTIFESSEVSGEFFRAKLAGRDREVFAVAFLNNQNQLIAYEEIFAGSVNSVEVHPREIVRAAMRLNAAAVILSHNHPSFTPKPSKADNTITVRIKDALQLVEVRLLDHIIVAGNETTSLAQLGHINNRG
- a CDS encoding succinate dehydrogenase flavoprotein subunit; its protein translation is MNFDPQIVAQAQAFVKGFNSGRGVRVPKMTFSSWPCFMRAVRQQMESQP